The stretch of DNA GTGAACCCGTGCCTGTCCGGCGGCGCCATGGAGATCTTCCTCGAGCCGCAGCTGCCGCCGCCGCTCGTCAGGGTCTGCGGCACCACACCGATCGCGCAGTGCCTGGCGGGAATCGCGGAACTGCTGGGGTACGCCGTCGAGCACGACGACGCCGGGCCGTTCTCCGGCACCACGGCCGTGGTGCTGGCCGGCCACGGCGGCCCCGAAGCGGAGGTCATCCGCGCGGCGCTCGACGCCGGTGTCGGGTACGTCGGGCTCGTCGCCAGCCGAACCCGCGGGGGAGCGATCCTCGACACCCTGGGTCTCACCGAGTCCGAGCGGGCGCGGGTGCACACCCCGGTCGGCCTCGACATCGGGGCGCGGACGTCGGCGGAGATCGCGGTGTCGATCGCGGCCGAGTTGGTGCAGCAGCTGCGGAGAGCGGGACTTCGGGCGCCGGAGGACGGTTCGGCGCCGGCGGCGGTGGCGGAGGCGGTCGATCCGGTGTGCGGGATGCGCGTCGTCGTGGGACCGGACACCGCGCACCTCCGGCGCGACGGCCACGACTTCTGGTTCTGCGGGCCGGGCTGCCGGGCGTCGTTCGCACGGGAGACGGGAGCGGTATGACGGAGGGGTTCGAGGATGTGGCGGACGTGGTCCGGCGGTTCGACGCCGAGGACTATCTCCTGGACCTCGGAACCGCGTCGGCCCTGTACCTCGGGGCGGTCCTGCGCCGTCCACTGCTGCTCGAAGGCGAACCCGGAGTCGGCAAGACCACCGCGGCGAAGGCCCTGGCGACCGTTCTCGGCGCACCCCTGATCCGGTTGCAGTGCTACGAGGGACTCACCGCGAACGAGGCGCTCTACGACTGGAACTACCAGCGACAGCTGCTCACGATCCGGCTGGCCGAATCGCGCGGCAACGGCCTCACCGAGGACGACCTGTTCACCGAGGAGTTCCTGCTGGAACGTCCGATCCTGCACTGTGTCAGATACCGGGGGCCGACCCCGCCCGTGCTGCTGATCGACGAAATCGACCGAGCCGACGACGAGTTCGAGGCACTGCTCCTCGAATTCCTCGGGGAGGCGTCGGTGACCGTTCCGGAACTGGGAACGTTCACGGCCGAACATCATCCCGTCGTCGTGCTGACGTCCAACCGGAGCCGCGACCTCCACGACGCGCTGCGCAGGCGGTGCCTGTACCACTGGATCGACTACCCGGAGCCGGCGCGGGCCGCCGCGATCGTGCGTCGCACGGTGTCCGTGGCGTCCGAACTCCTCATCGAGCACGCCACCCGGTTCGTCGGCCGTGCCCGTGAACTCGATCTCGACAAGCCCCCCGGAATCGCGGAGACGATCGACTGGGTGTCCGCGCTCGCGGCGCTGGGTGTGGCCGATCTGGTTCGCGAAGTCGCGATCTCGAGCCTGAGTGCGCTCGCGAAGACGCCGGACGACCGCACAATGGTTCAGGACGCATTCGTCGAGTACGCGCACGGCCTGGCCACCGGATGAGAGGGTTCCGTCATGAAGATCGCCAACGAGTTCACCGTCAGCGCCCCGATCGAGCAGGCGTGGGAGGTGCTCAGCGACCTCGAGGAAGTTGCCCCGCTGCTGCCCGGTGCGCAGATGACCGGGCGGGAGGGCGACGACTACCTGGGGAAGGTGAAGGTCAAGGTCGGCCCGGTGACGAGTGAGTTCAAGGGCAAGGCCACCTTCGTCGAACGGGACGCGCAGCAGCACCGCGCCGTGATCGACGCCCGCGGCCGGGACTCGCGTGGTTCCGGCAACGCGTCCGCGACGATCACCGCCCAGTTGCACGAGGCGGGCGACGGCACCCGCGTCACCGTGGACACCGACATGAAGATCGTCGGCAAACTCGCACAGTTCGGCAGCGGGATGATCCAGCAGGTGTCGGAGAAACTCATGGGGCAGTTCGCGGAATCGCTGGAGGCGAGACTCGCCGGAGGACCCGTCGACGAGCCGGTCTCGGTGCCTGCCGCGGCCGACTCCGCCGCCCCCACGACGCTGTCCGTGGCCCCGCCCGCTGCCGAACCGGCTGCGCTGGACCTGCTGGCTCTCTCCGGCGCCGGGGCCTGGAAACGGTACGCCCCGATCCTCGCCGCCGTCCTCGCGGGAATCGTGGTCGTCCTCGTGGTGGGCCGCCGCAGGCGATGACCGCGTCGGGGATCCTGCGCGGCGTCGATCTCGCGGCGTTCGCCGTGGCACTCGTCGCCCGGTTGCGCACCCGCGGCGTCGTCGTCTCGGCGAGCGGTCCCGCAGTCTTCGTGCAGGCGCTGCATCTGTCGCCGCCGGGTTCACGTTCGCGGCTGTACTGGTCGGCGCGGCTGACGCTCGTCAACCGCGTCGACGACCTCGCGTCGTTCGACGCGGTGTTCTCCGCGGTCTTCGAGGACGCGCTGCTGTCGGTGGACCCGCATGCGCGGCGCGCCGCTGCCGGACGGGAGTCGGCGCTCGTCGCCGTCCGCGACGGCCGCGACCGGTCCGGTGACGCGCAGGACGTCGAGGGCGTGCCGTGGATGACCAGACCGCGGATGACCGGCGGCGACGCCGACGGCCGTCACGACATGCTCACCGCGGTGCCGGACACCCTGCCCAGCAGGCTCGTGGCCCGCGCCGACGAACCCTTCGCCCGATTCGACGCCGGCGACCTCCGGCTCCTCGGAGCCTGGCTGGAACAGGCCACCGCGGCCTGGCCGTCCCGCCGCACCCGGCGTCGCGAAGTGCATCGCCGCGGCAGGCGTATCGACCTGCGGGCCACCATGAACCGGTCGAGAGCCACGGGCTGGGAGCCGGTGGTGCTCGCGCGGAGCCGCGCCCGGAACCGTCCGCGCCGTATCGTCATGCTGTGCGACGTGAGCCGGTCGATGCAGCCGTACGCCGCGATCTACCTCCATCTGATGCGAGCGGCGGTGCAACGGCAGACCGCGGGCAGGCCGGAGGTGTTCGCGTTCTCCACGTCGCTGACGAGGCTCACCCCGGTGCTCGCCCACCGCAGCGCCGAGACCGCGGTCCGCAGGGCGAACGAGAAGGTGGTCGACCGATTCGGGGGCACCCACATCGCGGGCAGCGTGAGTGAACTGCTCGCGTCCCCGCACGGCAACGCGCTGCGCGGCGCACTCGTGGTCATCGCGTCCGACGGCTGGGACAGCGACGACCCGGAGCGCCTGGCGCACGCCCTCACCCGGGTGCGTCGTCGCGCCCATCGCCTGGTCTGGCTCAACCCCCGCGCCGGCGACCCCGGCTTCCGGCCGCTCGCCGGTTCGATGGCTGCCGCGCTGCCCTTCTGCGACGCCTTCCTCCCCGCGCACTCGGTGTCCGCGCTGCGCGACGTGCTGGACGTGATCGGCCGGCTGGGCTGAGCGGGTGGCCCGACTCCACCCCCAGGGTTCCTGGCAGTGGTGACGTCCGTCCCGGATGCTCGAACGACGGTGCTGCACACCGCGCTTCAGCTCACAGGAGGAACAATGTCGACTACCAGAACTTCCGCCAGGATCGTGGCGGCCATCGGGGCGATCCTCGCCGCCCTCTCGATCTCGTTGGTGGGGACCGCCGAAATCGCCGGCGCCAGACCCTGTCAGAACGATTGTCACGCACCCGTTCCCAAACCGCCGGTAGACGGCTGCCAACTCTGTAATCCCAACCCGCCACCGCCTCCGCCGCCGCCCCCGCCGCCCCGGTAGGGAAGAGTTCGGCGCACGAGACACGCGCCTCGGCCGCACGGCCGGGGCGTGCGTCGTTGATCCGCGGGTCGGGATGACAGATGATCGATCGGGGACCGATCGAGCGTCGTACCGACCAGAAGAGGCGAATACCGTGGCCACGCTTCGTTCATTGAATGTCGGGTTGCCCCGGGACGTGTCCTGGCGGGGGCGGACCGTGCACACCGGCGTCTGGAAACGCCCCGTCGACGGCCCACTGATGGTCCGGAGACTCAACATCGACGGCGACGGTCAGGGCGACCTCGGCGGACACGGTGGGGAGAATCGCGCCGTGCTCGTCTATCAGACCGAGTCCTACCGTTATTGGAGTGAGCACCTTCACCGTAACGATCTCGAACCCGGACATTTCGGCGAAAACTTCACCGTCGACGGCCTGCCCGACGACGAGGTCTGCATCGGCGATCGCTACCGGATCGGAACCGCGGTCTTCGAGGTCACCCAGCCCCGCGTGACGTGCTACCGGGTGGGCATGCGCATGAACGAACCGCAGATGGCGGCGTTGCTCGTGTCCCACGGCAGGCCCGGCTTCTACCTCCGGGTGATCGAGGAAGGGGAGGTCGAGGCCGGCCAGGACATCGTGAAGGTCGCCGCAGGCCCGGAAGCGGTGCCCGTCTCGGAGATCGACGCGCTCCTGTACCTGCCCGGCCACCCCCGCGACGCGCTCGCGCGGTCGCTGCGGATCCCGGCGCTCAGCCCCGGGTGGAAGGATTCGCTGCAGAGCATTCTGAACCGGGCGGATTCGGGTGCCGGCGGAAACGTCGGGCTGACGAAGTCCGCCGGCAGTCCGCCGCCGGCGTGGCCCGGGTTCCGCCCGCTGACGGTGACCCGGATCCGCGGCGAGAGTCGCCGCGTCCTCTCGTTGTCGCTGGCCGCACCGGACGGTTCGGCGTTGCCGTCCTGGCAGGCGGGCCAGTCGGTCACGCTGCGGCTGCACCCCGGCGACGTGCCGGGCCCGGTGATCCGCAGCTATTCGCTGTCCAATCGCCCCGGCGCCGCCGAATACCGGATCAGCGTGAAACGGGAACCGCACGGCGTGGCCGGCCGATACGTCCATTCGCGTGTGCGCCTCGGTGACACCCTCGAGGTGGCGGCCCCGCGAGGGACGTTCTTCCTGGACGGCGAGACGAGGCCGGTGGTGCTCGTGTCCGCGGGCGTGGGTGTCACACCCCTGCTGTCGATGTTGTACGCACTCGCGGACGCGGGGTCGTCGCGGCAGGTGTGGTGGGTCCACGGTGCCCGGGACGGATCCGAGCATCCCTTCGCCGAGGAAAGCCGCGCCCTCCTGGGGCGACTGCCGGGCAGTCGCTCGCACATCGCCTACAGCTCCCCTGCCGAAACCGACAGCAGGGGAGCCGACTACACCACGGCGGGCCGGCTCACGGGGGAGCTGATCGCGGGTCTCGGCCTGCCCGCCGACGCGGATGCCTATCTGTGCGGTCCCGCGTCGTTCATGGCCGATCTCGGATCCGCGCTCGCCGCCGACGGACTCGACCCGGCGCGGATTCACGTCGAGACGTTCGGTGCCGAGGGAGCCCTCAATCCCGGTGTGGTTCCGTCGTCTTCGGTTGCGGCCCACCCGCCGCCCGGACCGCCGGGCACCGGCCCGGCGGTCTCGTTCGCGCGCAGCGGGCTCACCGTGCCGTGGGATCCGGGGCGGGGAACCCTCCTCGAATTCGCCGAGGCGTGTGACGTGCCGACACGCTGGTCCTGTCGCACCGGCGTCTGCCACACGTGCGAAACGGCGCTCCTGTCCGGGGCCGTCGACTACGACCCGGAACCCGTCGAACCACCGGCGGTCGGGAACACCCTCATCTGCTGCACCAGCCCGGCCGACGACGTGGTGCTCGACCTGTAGCGCCGACTAGTCCTCCGCGCCACCGGGATCCGGCTCGCCCTCGGCCTCGTCGCGGTCCGCCCACTCCAGCAGCGGCTCGAGCGAGAACACGGCGTCGTCGATTCCCGCGTGCAGATCACCGAGTGTCGCGAAGCGCTCGGGAACGGTGGCGATCGTGAACTCGTGCGGGTCCACGTCGGCGATCTCGTCCCACGTCACCGGGGTGGACACCGTCGCTTCGGGCACACCCCGCACCGAATACGCGCTGGCGATGGTGTGATCGCGGGCGTTCTGGTTGTAGTCGACGAACAACTTGCGCGGATCCCGGTCCTTGCGCCACCAGGTGGTGGTCACGTCCTTCGGTGCCCGGCGCTCCACCTCGCGGGCGAAGGCCAGCGCGGCCCGCCGGACGTCGCCGAAACCCCAGTCGGGCCGGATCCGGACGTACACGTGCATGCCGCTGCCACCGGACGTCTTCGGCCACCCCGTCGCACCCAGTTCGTCGAGCACCTCGTGCACCACCCCGGCGACGCGCCGCACCGTGTCGAACCCGCACTCGGGCATCGGATCGAGATCGATCCGCCACTCGTCGGGACGTTCGACGTCCGCGCGGCGCGAGTTCCACGGATGGAACTCGACCGTGGACATCTGCACCGCCCAGATCACGTCCGCCGGGTGCGTGACACACAGTTCGTCGGCGTGGCGGTTGTACCGCGGAAACGTCACACGGACCGTCTGCACCCAGTCCGGCGCGCCGTGCGGCAACCGCTTCTGGTGCACCTTCTCGCCGCTCAGGCCGTCCGGGAAGCGGTGCATCATGCAGGGGCGTTCGCGCAGTGCGCGCACGATGCCGTCGCCGACGCTCAGGTAGTAGTTCGCGAGGTCGAGTTTCGTGGCGCCGGTGGCGGGGAAGTAGACACGCTCCGGGTGCGAGATCCGCACGGTCCGGTCGCCGACCTCCAACTCGACAGCGGGTGACTTGTCCTTACCGGTCGCCATGCAGCCAACCTAACCCGCGGCAGATCGGCCCCGCGCGGTTTCGTGACCATCCCCGTCGCGCTGTTTGCACACGGATTTGCTGAATTCCGGCGCAATTGCGCGGGAATCCGACCAATGTCCGTGCGTTTGTGGCGCGGGTCAGAAGCCGGGGGCCCGGCCGCCGTTCCACAGCTGTTCGGTGACGTCGTGGAAGCAGACGAGCGTCACCGGATCGTCCTGCCGGCGGAGGATGGGCCTGCTGACGAGTGCGCGCACCCGTGATCCGTCCTGATGCGCGAGGTCGACGGGGGTGCTCGCGGACTCCCGGAGATGTTCGACCGCGTCGGCGCCCGTCGACGCCCCGTCCAGGTCGAGGAGTTCGGACACGGAGCGTCCGCGCAGGGATGCGACGGGGTGCCCCAGCATCGCCTCGAAAGCACTGTTCACGTGGACGACCGTGCCGTCGTCTTCGACCGCCAGGACGGGAACCGGCAGGCGTTCGAGCAGGACGAGGGCCGGTAGCTGCTCGAGGTAGCCCAATGGTGTGTCCGGGATCGGGCGACGTCTCTCCTCATGATCTGCCTCAGCGCTCACAGCCCTATACTCTCACCGATTCCGACCGCCCGTCCCGTTGTCGCCGCAGACGGCGATTCATCGGCCGGGGATTCATCGGTATGCGGCCTCGATCATCGGTTCTGTCGCGAGGACCCGGCCGTCGCCGCCGACGATGGTCAGGGCGGACGGGGAGAGCCGGTACTCGGTGCCGCCGTCGCCGGTGGCGACGAAGCCGGAACCGCTGGGGCTCGGGTCGTCGACGGAGATCGCGGCGCCGTCGCTGATGCGCACTCCCTGGTAGTAGTAGCGTCCCACTCCCGTCTCGCACACCACGACCAGGGACTTCGTGGTGCGACCGATGAACACGGCCGGGTTGGTGTAGTTGCATCGTGCATCGGACGGGGGCAGGAACCCCTGCCGATCGGCGCCCGTCACCTCGCCGACGACCGGCGGCGGGGGAGCCGTCGTGATTCTGGTCGTGGTTCTCGGCGGAGTCGCGGCGGGCGGCACCGTCGCCGGAGCCGCCTTCGTGGTCGCGACGGGGACGTCCTCCGTGACAGGAATGCGGACCTGGCTGCTTCCGGCAGCGGCGACCGCGGGGGCATCCTGGTCGTTCCGGTCCAGCACGAGCCATCCGACCACTCCGCCGAGTGCGAGCAGCGCGATCACCAGCACGGTCACTGTCACCGGGACGGCCACCGACCGTCGTGCCGGCGGGGCGGCGTAGGGAGTGGGCGGGTAGTACGGAGTCTGCGGCGGCGGGGCGGGCGGACCACTGTGGAACGCGGTCGGCGGGTAGACGGGAGGACGGCCGCGGTCGTCGACCCGCGTCGCCTCGGACCGCAGAGCCGGCGACGGCTCCGGGCGGGTCGCGATGTCGGTTTCGGTCTTCCGCTCGCGGGCGGTCAACGCGGAGCGGGCCGCCGCCGCGAAGGCGCCCGCCGTCGCGTACCGCTCGCGGGGATCCTTGGCCAGGCCACGGGCGATCACGTCGTCGAACGTCGCGGGCACGTCGGGTCGGATCGAGCTGGGGCTGGGCACGGGCGTCGTGAGGTGCGCCCGGATCGCGCTGCTGATGCTGTTGGACGGAAACGGAATGGACCCGGTGAGGCATTCGTAGAGGACGCACGCCAGCGAGTAGACGTCCGCGCGGGCATCGACCGGTGCGTTGTCGAACCGCTCGGGCGCCATGTACGCGTAGGAACCGACGGCGCTGCCGAGGGTGGTCAGGCGGAGATCGGAACTCGAGTGCGCGATCCCGAAGTCGACGAGGTACGCGAATTCACCGGCCGTGACGAGGATGTTCTCCGGCTTCACGTCGCGGTGGATGAGACCGTCGGCGTGCGCGGCGTCGAGCGCCGCCGCGATCTGGTCGATTACCGCCACCGCGTGTGCGGGGCCCATCGTGCCACGCGCGCGGAGCAGCGCCCGCAGGTCCTGCCCGACGACCAGGCGCATGTCGATGTAGAGCACCCCGTCGATCTCGCCCCAGTCGTGGATGGGGATGACGTGCGGCTCCTGCAACCGGGCCGCGGCATGCGATTCGCGGCGGAACCGCTGCTGGTACGTGGGGTCCTTCGCGAGGTCGACGTCGAGGATCTTGAGTGCGACGGTGCGGTCCTTGGTGGTGTCGTACGCCTCGTACACCTCACCCATTCCGCCGAGACCGAGCAGAGCCCTGAGATGGTAGTGCCCGAACTGCGAGCCGACCCGTGTACCTGCCGCCATTCCCCATCCCCTCGAAAGCCGGAAACAGCACGATACACGCAGGGTCGGACGCGTGGATCGCCGAAAAATCCGTTGCTCGCCGCCGCCGCGGTCCGTACTGTCACGTGGCTTCGTCCACCCGTCGACAGAAGGAGTTCATTTCGTCATGGAACCCGTCACCGAACACGACATCCGGTCGTCGTTCATCAATTGCTCCAAGGGCGACGCCAAGCGCCTTCCGGTCCCTCGTGACCTGGACGAGCGGCCCTGGGAGGATCTCGACTTCCTCGGCTGGAGTGACCCGTCGTTTCCCGGCCGCTGCTATGTCGTGGTACCGCGGGACGGTCGTCTGGTCGGCGTCGCCCTGCGCTACGAAACGGGCGGCTACCGCCGTGCGCAGATGTGCACGGTCTGCATGACCACGCATGCGAGTGGCGGGGTCTCGCTGATGACCGCGCGCAAGTCGGGGGAGTCCGGACGCCGGGGCAACTCGATCGGCACCTACATGTGCGCCGATCTCGCCTGCTCGCTGTACGCGCGCCGGAAGAAGTCGCCCGCGCTCGGCAGGCAGTACCGCGAGGATCTCGAGCCGGAGGAGAGGATCGCGCGGGTCCGCGACAATCTCGACGCGTTCATCTCCCGGGTCTACGGCTGATCGCACCCAGAGTTAGGCTCGCCGGCGCCGAGAACTGAAGTGGGCAAATGCCTTCGCCATGATCGGGGTGGTGACGAGCATGATGACCAGGCGCAGCACCTGAGCGGCCGCGACGAACGTGACGTTGGACGAGGTGGACGCCGACACGGCGAGCACCGCCGCCAGGCCGCCGGGGGTGGTGGCGAGATAGGCCTCGAGGAGGCTCGCGCCGGTGAGGTGGGATAGCAGGATGCCCAGACCTGCGCAGGCCGCCCCGACCAGAAGGGTGAGCAGCGCGGCGTACGGCAGGATTCGTCCGATTGCTCGCAGGCTCGCGCGGTCGAATGCGAGCCCGGCCTGCCAGCCGATGAGGATCAACGCGGCGGTCATCAGCATCGGCGGCACCGAGACGGCGTCGCTCCAGCCGCCGAGTTCGAATCCGGCGCTCACCGCCAGTGGTCCCAGTGTCGCGGGTGCGGGCAGACGGAGAAGTGACGCCACGGCGGTGCCGCCCACGATGAACAGTGCCAGGAACGGCAGTGCCACATACCATTCGGCGCCGCTGCCGTCGGTGGCCGCCGCAGTGTCCGCGCCGGTATCCGCGCGGAAGCCGAACGTGACGATCATCGGCATCGACACCACGACGAGCGCCACCCTCAGGTATTGCACCACCGCGACCACGCGATCGTCGCCGCCGAGTTCGCGGGCCATTGCGACGAGTCCGGTGGCGCCGCCCGCAGTCATGGCGAGGGATCCCGTCACCGCGTCCACGTCACGATGCAGCGCGAGGAGTGCGCCGGCCGCCACGCTGATCACCAGGGTCGCGGCCGCGATCGAGACCACCGGCACCCACAGCGAGCCCAGGGCGGCGATCGTCTCCCGGTGCACCATCAGCCCGACCGCGCTGGCCAGCACGCCCTGGGCAAGCTTGCCCAGCGGGCGGGGCACCCGGGACGGGCCCCGTCCGGCGACCGCCATGGCCGCCGCGACGATCAGGGCGGCGAACAGGCCCGCCGCCGTCAGTCCGATGCTCTCGCCGAGCGCCCACCCGCCGGCCGAGAGTGCGATCAGTGCGGCCCATCGGAGTGCGTGACGACGCAGTTCGGATGTACGCGTCGGCACGGACCGTTCCGGGGTGTGCACGTCGTTCACGATCGGACGCCTGTTCCAGGATGTTGTTCTTCGGTGGTGTGCATTAATGTATACCTTAGCTGATGCCATTGCGAACGTTAGAATGTATGCATGGCGGGCGAGAGCAAGAGTGAACAGGTATACGGGCAGCTCAAGACGGACATCCTGAACGGGATTCTGTCTCCGGGACAGTCGCTGAGCGCGATCGACGTCGGCTCGCGGTACTCAGCGTCGCGTACCCCCGTCCGTCAGGCCTTCCTTCGACTGGAGGCGGAAGGGCTGGTCTCGCTCGTCGACCGGCAGGGCGCGCGGGTTGCCCCGATCTCGATCAAGAGTGTCCGCGACCTCTTCGAACTGCGCATACTGCTGGAGGCGGCCGCGGCGCGGATGGTCGCCGAGGCCGTCGCGCGCGACGGCGCGGCACGGCAGCAGTTCGAAGAGGTGGCGGAAGCACTCGAGGCGATCGCCGAGGAGGAGCCTTCCGACTCCCGGCGGGATCGCTTCTATGCGCTCACCGAAAACTACGACCAGGCGGTCATCGCGCACACCCGGAACTCGCAGCTCGCCCGCTCGATCGCCGAACTCCGCCCGCACACCGAGCGGCTGCGCAACATCGCCCACTCCCGCCCCGACCGCCTGGACGTCTCGTTGGCGGAGCACCTGTCGATGTGCCGGGCGATCCTCGCGGGTGACGGCGCCGCAGCCGCCGCGGCCTGTGCCGAGCATCTGACCCAGACGCAGAAGACCATCCTCGACGCCGTCGTCGACCCGCACGGATCGGCCGTCGCCATCGACCTCGTCACGGCGTAGCCGGCACGGTCTAACCGGGTCTATTGAACCGGTCTAGCTCGGGCTATCATGGGGTGCCGCACGCATTCCGGGCACGAGCTGAACCGTCGCCCTGGTTCCGCTTTCGGGTCGGATACGCTGTGGTGTCTCGTGGTCCGGCGAGGGTGAGGGGGCAGATCATGCAACGCGACGACGACGCCCGGAGTGACGGCCCCGCGCAGGCCGCGAAACGCGCCGTCACGATGCAGGACATCGCGGACCGCGTGGGGGTGTCGAAGGCTTTGGTGTCCATGGTCTTCCGCCGTGTCGCCGGCCCGAGTGCCGAGACGCGTAAACGCGTTCTCGAGGTGGCGGACGAGCTGGGTTACCGGCCCAATCGCACGGCCGCGTTGATGTCTCTGCGGCGGACGCATCTCGTCGGCGTGATGGCCGATATCCGCAACAGCTTCCATGCCGAGATGGTCGAATACCTCGTCGCCGCCGCGGACGAACACGGGTACGAGGTGGTGCTCGGTGCGGTCACCCCGACCCACGGAGAGCAGAAGGTCGTCGAGACGCTGCTCGATTTCCGGTGCGAGGCCCTGATCCTGCTCGGCACCGAACTCGGCACCGGTGTGCTCGACGCACTCGCCGAGCGGGTTCCGGTGGTCGTGGTGGGCCGCCGTGTCGGCGGCAACGTCGACGTGGTGCGGACGGCCGACGGCAAGGGCATCGGGACCGTCGTCGATCACGTGGTGGGCCTAGGGCATCGCCGGATCGCGCACCTCAGCGGCGGTGACGGCACGATTGCGTCCGATCGGCGCACCGGTTACACGCGCGCGATGCGGCGGCACGGACTCGACGCCGACGTCGTGGACGGCGACTTCACCGACGGCGCGGGCACCGAGGCGGCGCGGACCCTCCTGGCGCGGCCGCACCTGCCGACCGCGGTGATCGCCGTCAACGATCGCAGTGCCATCGGGCTCATCACCGAACTGCGCCGGGTGGGCCTGCGGATTCCCGAGGACGTCTCGGTGTCGGGTTACGACGACAGCACCCTGGCGCAACTCGCGCACCTCGACCTCACCTCGGTCAATCAGCAACCGCGGGAGCAGGCCGCGAAGGCGGTCGACGCGGTCATCGAACGCCTCGACCGGGGGCGGACCGAATCCGCCTCGATCGTGCTGCGGCCCCAACTGGTCGTGCGCCGGACCACCGGTCCCGTGTCGGCGTCGGTGGAGGGGCCGCAATCCGGCGTGTCCTGATCGCCGGCCCAGCCTGAATTCGCAACGCCCGCAAGGGTGTTGATTCGTCGTGCCCGGTGTCGGTCCTGCATCGAGCGCACGACCGCTTCCGGGGGCTTGACACCACTGCGTGACTCAGCTCATAGTAGTCGTACTAGACCGGTCAAATAGACCGAACTAGCCGGAGGCGTACCGCACACATCTCCGACTCGTCCGACCCGCAGAATCCCCACATCGAAAGGCTTCACTCATGACCTCCAACTCGATCGGTGTCGCCGTCATCGGCGGCGGCATGGCCGGACGAGCGCACGCCGCCGGGTACCGGACCGCGTCGACGCTGTTCGGCACCGACCGTCCCGACGTGCGGCTGGTCGCCGTCGCCGACACCAACGAGGCCGTTGCCGACGACACCGCCAAGCGGTACGGCTACGAGCGGGCCGAGTACAGCTGGCAGGCGATCGCCGAATCCCCGGACATCGACGCGGTGAGCGTCGTCGTCGCCAACCAGCTGCACCGGGAGATCGTCGAAGGGCTCCTCGCCGCCGGCAAGCACGTGCTGTGCGAGAAGCCGCTGGCCGGGTCGATCGCGGACGCCGAGTCGATGGTCGCCGCGGCGGCGGACGCCGACACCATCGCGACCGTCGGATACACCTACCGCCGCTCGCCCGCGATCCAGGCGATCCGGGACGAACTCGCGACCGGCCGTCTCGGCGAGATCATCCACTTCAACGGGCACTACTGGTGCGACTACGGCCTCGACCCCGCCTCGCCGATCACGTGGCGGCACCGCGGCGGTCCCGGAACCGGCGCGCTCGCGGACGTCGGCAGCCACCTGCTCGACATGGCCGAATTCGTGTGCGGTCCCATCGTCGAGATCAGCGGCGCCACCTTCGCCACGGTGATCACGGAACGTCCCGTGCCTGCGGGAGTCACCTACGGCCACACCAAGGCCGAGACCACCGGGGAGATGGCTCCCGTGGAGAACGAGGACCTCGCGACGTTCACCGCGCGCTTCCAGAACGGCGCGGTCGGCACGTTCTCCGCTTCCCGCGTTGCGCACCAGCTTCCGGACGGGCTCGGATTCGAGCTGTTCGGGACGTCCGGCTCCGCCGCCTTCGACCTGGCGCGCGCCGCCGAATTCTCGGTGTCCAGCGAGGGCATCGACGCCGCTGTCAACGGTCAGCGACGGGTGATCGTCGGACCGCAGCACCCGTACATCCAGGGCGGCCTGCC from Rhodococcus opacus B4 encodes:
- the ligD gene encoding non-homologous end-joining DNA ligase, whose product is MATGKDKSPAVELEVGDRTVRISHPERVYFPATGATKLDLANYYLSVGDGIVRALRERPCMMHRFPDGLSGEKVHQKRLPHGAPDWVQTVRVTFPRYNRHADELCVTHPADVIWAVQMSTVEFHPWNSRRADVERPDEWRIDLDPMPECGFDTVRRVAGVVHEVLDELGATGWPKTSGGSGMHVYVRIRPDWGFGDVRRAALAFAREVERRAPKDVTTTWWRKDRDPRKLFVDYNQNARDHTIASAYSVRGVPEATVSTPVTWDEIADVDPHEFTIATVPERFATLGDLHAGIDDAVFSLEPLLEWADRDEAEGEPDPGGAED
- a CDS encoding PAS domain-containing protein; translation: MSAEADHEERRRPIPDTPLGYLEQLPALVLLERLPVPVLAVEDDGTVVHVNSAFEAMLGHPVASLRGRSVSELLDLDGASTGADAVEHLRESASTPVDLAHQDGSRVRALVSRPILRRQDDPVTLVCFHDVTEQLWNGGRAPGF
- a CDS encoding serine/threonine-protein kinase; this encodes MAAGTRVGSQFGHYHLRALLGLGGMGEVYEAYDTTKDRTVALKILDVDLAKDPTYQQRFRRESHAAARLQEPHVIPIHDWGEIDGVLYIDMRLVVGQDLRALLRARGTMGPAHAVAVIDQIAAALDAAHADGLIHRDVKPENILVTAGEFAYLVDFGIAHSSSDLRLTTLGSAVGSYAYMAPERFDNAPVDARADVYSLACVLYECLTGSIPFPSNSISSAIRAHLTTPVPSPSSIRPDVPATFDDVIARGLAKDPRERYATAGAFAAAARSALTARERKTETDIATRPEPSPALRSEATRVDDRGRPPVYPPTAFHSGPPAPPPQTPYYPPTPYAAPPARRSVAVPVTVTVLVIALLALGGVVGWLVLDRNDQDAPAVAAAGSSQVRIPVTEDVPVATTKAAPATVPPAATPPRTTTRITTAPPPPVVGEVTGADRQGFLPPSDARCNYTNPAVFIGRTTKSLVVVCETGVGRYYYQGVRISDGAAISVDDPSPSGSGFVATGDGGTEYRLSPSALTIVGGDGRVLATEPMIEAAYR
- a CDS encoding FBP domain-containing protein, which codes for MEPVTEHDIRSSFINCSKGDAKRLPVPRDLDERPWEDLDFLGWSDPSFPGRCYVVVPRDGRLVGVALRYETGGYRRAQMCTVCMTTHASGGVSLMTARKSGESGRRGNSIGTYMCADLACSLYARRKKSPALGRQYREDLEPEERIARVRDNLDAFISRVYG
- a CDS encoding AbrB family transcriptional regulator, with translation MNDVHTPERSVPTRTSELRRHALRWAALIALSAGGWALGESIGLTAAGLFAALIVAAAMAVAGRGPSRVPRPLGKLAQGVLASAVGLMVHRETIAALGSLWVPVVSIAAATLVISVAAGALLALHRDVDAVTGSLAMTAGGATGLVAMARELGGDDRVVAVVQYLRVALVVVSMPMIVTFGFRADTGADTAAATDGSGAEWYVALPFLALFIVGGTAVASLLRLPAPATLGPLAVSAGFELGGWSDAVSVPPMLMTAALILIGWQAGLAFDRASLRAIGRILPYAALLTLLVGAACAGLGILLSHLTGASLLEAYLATTPGGLAAVLAVSASTSSNVTFVAAAQVLRLVIMLVTTPIMAKAFAHFSSRRRRA
- a CDS encoding GntR family transcriptional regulator, with translation MAGESKSEQVYGQLKTDILNGILSPGQSLSAIDVGSRYSASRTPVRQAFLRLEAEGLVSLVDRQGARVAPISIKSVRDLFELRILLEAAAARMVAEAVARDGAARQQFEEVAEALEAIAEEEPSDSRRDRFYALTENYDQAVIAHTRNSQLARSIAELRPHTERLRNIAHSRPDRLDVSLAEHLSMCRAILAGDGAAAAAACAEHLTQTQKTILDAVVDPHGSAVAIDLVTA